TAGCCAATTACCGCGGAGGTTGCTGCCCTTAGCACACATTCACGCCCGAACGAGTACCCTAATGCTTGCTCATGCACGAATCAACTCGTTATGCTCTTACGACCTAGCTTGAGCTGAGGTCAAAAAGCGCGCAGTAGTTCGTCTAAGTGCGCAAACAGCTCCGTGTTGCCAACCTGTTTGTAGCTAGATAATACCTGCTCAAACGTGCTCAAGTCGTACAGAAAGGCTTTGACGTTGTCGGCCGTGAGGGCCGTAAAGTGTCGACCGTAGCCTAGCTTTTCTACTTCGGCCGCGTTCAGAAACTGCTCAAACTGCGCTGGAATAGGTATCGCGCAGATAGGTTTGTGCAAGTACACAGCCTCGCTGATAAGAGAGAAGCCTCCATTCGTAATGACAGCCTGAGCACTAGCTAGGTCTTCAATAAAGCCCTGCTCACTGAAAGCCCGCAACTGCACATTGCCGTGGTTTTCCTCTTTGTTGAAGCCGTACACCCGGAACTCTTGCTTCGGCATCCCTTGCAGCAGCGGCACCAGATCTTTCTGCGTGGTAGCCGACTGGTATACCAGCACGTGCTTGCCTAGCGTAGGCTTGACTGCCAATATTTCGGGTCGGATGATAGGTGGTACCAGCGTAGTATTCTCCTTAATTATCGGCAACTTAAAGAAGGTAGCAACAAAGTAATGCTGACTACCCGGCAGCTTAGCACGCACAATTTGGCGAGCTAGGGTTAGATTACCCCGTTCTACAGGCGGCACCACAATATCTAGCTCCGCTCGGCTGATTATCTGCATATTATCAATGCTGATAACCGGAAGGCGATGGGCTTTGGCAAATAAATAGCTGAACGATTCAAAATCAGAAATGACCAGTTCAGGCTCAAAATCGCGCAGCAGTTGCCGGTAGCGCGTGAAGTTGGTAAGCAGGTTTTCTGGGGCTGTGCGCAGCGTCATAGCCGCCGTGCGCGACTTCGAAACGGTCAGATTCTTATAAGCCAAGTGAAAGCCCTTAATCTCGTAGACACGCCCCGGAAAGTTTGTAGCCAGTACTTGATACGCCCGCGAACTGCTCACTACACGCACCTCGTGCCCTTGGCTCAGCAAGTGTCCGATTACCACTTTACTACGGGTTGCGTGTCCGAGTCCTTCACCGGGTACGCCGTACAGGATGTTCATGAATAATTGAGTGAGAAAGTGGCTATGCTACTGAATGTAGACCTGAACAGCAACTTCCTCGCCGAACATGCCCGCAGCCTACTTCCAGGCCATCAGGGAGCATAAGTACCTTTTTGCCACTAGCGGTTTGGGCGCATCCGAAACCCTTCGCGCAAGCTAGCTCCTCTTGGCTCCAGTCCTGCCTCTATGCAGTGCACGCAAGGCAGCGGCGTCCCCCAGCACTGCGCGCCCTCTCGTGGCACCCGCACTAGTAGCTTTCCCACGGGTATCGCTATGGTAGCTGGTAAAGGCGCGGGCGCGGGCCACACCACACGCGACACGATGGAGCGAGGCTGGTACCGAAGCTGGTACAAAGGGTCGCGAAGGTTGTGCAGGACCCAGAGCAGCGCCAATGCCCAAGGTAAGTAGCGCACCCGCGCCAGGCGCCAACGGGGGAACCAGGACAGCCAAGGCCACACACCAGCAATCAGCAAGAAAGCTGTGGCAAAGCGAAAATCTGGCGCCGTTAGAAACCAAAATACCACCCCCAGCCAAGCTACTGCCCATCCAACGATCCACCCTAACTCAGACGCAGGCGCACGGCGCCAACGCCAAACAGCGGGAAGCGGCGAAATGGCCGCCGCCAGCAATACCACCCGGTTATAAGTGGTTTCGAGCGTCCACCATCCAGGCAACCATTCTAGGAGTGTTTGGCGCGGTACTGAATACGGACTTTGGGAGGCGCGCTGACCTAGGTTGGCAATCATGTTATGCTCCATGCGCGCGTACCAGCCCGGGATTTTCCAGTCGACGGTAAACAGATCTAGTGCGGGCAGCGGATAAATCAGATAACCCGATAGTACTACATTGCGAGTTAGCCACGGCCCCAGCAGTAACACGACCAAGCCGCCTACTAACGCCAGTGCGCGGCCAGTAAGTTGTCGGCGGCTTACCCACAAGCTGTGTGCGGGCAGCAGCAAGGCAGGCAAGGCCGCTAGCTTAATGGTAGCGGCCCACAGCGTAAGTAGCAGCACTACGAACGTAATGGCATCTAGC
This Hymenobacter sp. GOD-10R DNA region includes the following protein-coding sequences:
- a CDS encoding MJ1255/VC2487 family glycosyltransferase, producing MNILYGVPGEGLGHATRSKVVIGHLLSQGHEVRVVSSSRAYQVLATNFPGRVYEIKGFHLAYKNLTVSKSRTAAMTLRTAPENLLTNFTRYRQLLRDFEPELVISDFESFSYLFAKAHRLPVISIDNMQIISRAELDIVVPPVERGNLTLARQIVRAKLPGSQHYFVATFFKLPIIKENTTLVPPIIRPEILAVKPTLGKHVLVYQSATTQKDLVPLLQGMPKQEFRVYGFNKEENHGNVQLRAFSEQGFIEDLASAQAVITNGGFSLISEAVYLHKPICAIPIPAQFEQFLNAAEVEKLGYGRHFTALTADNVKAFLYDLSTFEQVLSSYKQVGNTELFAHLDELLRAF
- a CDS encoding LIC_10190 family membrane protein, giving the protein MATLFLCWLLLGACTTLLGWTAWRLVARLRLPGFEEVLPAELLSLIGLALLTGVLQLASLFWAINAGMQVITAGMLGLLAIGQRHAIAVELGRWPAQWQAGGWRAVLLGGLVWLWLLTLATTLTTNFDAGLYHLQTLRWLNEYPAIPGLGNLHGRLAFNPSTFAPTVLFQYATPGGPAYGLPSYLFVVLGVAAAQAVAATRTMSTGDIREVWAPPLLLFLLLWTFQVWLSCPTPDHSVTIPLVFAFLLYARKWTRGYGKQLDAITFVVLLLTLWAATIKLAALPALLLPAHSLWVSRRQLTGRALALVGGLVVLLLGPWLTRNVVLSGYLIYPLPALDLFTVDWKIPGWYARMEHNMIANLGQRASQSPYSVPRQTLLEWLPGWWTLETTYNRVVLLAAAISPLPAVWRWRRAPASELGWIVGWAVAWLGVVFWFLTAPDFRFATAFLLIAGVWPWLSWFPRWRLARVRYLPWALALLWVLHNLRDPLYQLRYQPRSIVSRVVWPAPAPLPATIAIPVGKLLVRVPREGAQCWGTPLPCVHCIEAGLEPRGASLREGFRMRPNR